A window of Dickeya zeae NCPPB 2538 contains these coding sequences:
- the norV gene encoding anaerobic nitric oxide reductase flavorubredoxin produces MSIHVKNNIHWVGQRDWEVRDFHGTEYKTLKGSSYNSYLIREEKTVLIDTVDHKFSRDFVQNLMAEIDLAQIDYIVINHAEEDHAGALSELMAYIPNTPIYCTHNAIDSITGHHHHPEWNFHTVKTGDSLNIGNGKQLVFIETPMLHWPDSMMTYMSGDAVLFSNDAFGQHYCDEHLFNDEVDQGELFEQCQRYFANILTPFSRLVTAKINEVLAFNLPLSMIATSHGVVWRDDPAQIIHHYLRWADSYQEDRITLFYDTMSNNTRMMADAIAQGIHDVDPGVAVKIYNVARHDKNEILTQVFRSKGVLVGSSTMNNVIMPKVAAMLEEITGLRFQNKKASAFGSYGWNGGAVDRIQTRLMDAGFETTLSLKTKWRPDGSALAICREHGREIARQWALHPLTVSPVATDISPTPVATDTGISAEITAASPCACSNTSEPQYSGRMQCSVCQWIYDPAIGEPMQDVAPGTTWSDVPDTFLCPECSLGKDVFNPIN; encoded by the coding sequence ATGTCTATTCATGTTAAAAATAACATTCACTGGGTTGGCCAACGGGATTGGGAAGTTCGCGACTTCCACGGCACTGAATACAAAACGCTGAAAGGCAGCAGCTATAACAGCTACCTGATCCGGGAAGAAAAAACGGTGTTGATCGACACCGTTGACCACAAGTTCAGCCGTGATTTTGTCCAGAACCTGATGGCGGAGATCGATCTGGCGCAGATCGACTATATCGTCATCAACCATGCCGAGGAAGATCACGCCGGGGCGCTGAGCGAGCTGATGGCCTATATCCCCAATACGCCGATTTACTGCACCCATAACGCTATCGACTCGATTACCGGTCATCACCATCATCCTGAATGGAACTTCCACACCGTCAAAACCGGCGATTCACTAAACATCGGCAACGGCAAGCAATTGGTGTTCATCGAAACGCCGATGCTGCACTGGCCAGACAGCATGATGACCTATATGAGCGGTGATGCGGTCCTGTTCAGTAATGACGCATTTGGGCAGCACTACTGCGATGAACACCTGTTTAATGATGAAGTCGATCAGGGTGAACTGTTCGAGCAGTGCCAACGCTACTTCGCCAATATCCTGACGCCGTTCAGCCGTCTGGTCACCGCCAAAATCAACGAAGTGCTGGCGTTTAACCTGCCATTATCGATGATTGCCACCTCCCACGGCGTGGTATGGCGCGATGACCCGGCGCAGATTATTCACCACTATTTGCGCTGGGCGGATAGCTATCAGGAAGATCGCATCACGCTGTTCTACGACACCATGTCCAACAATACCCGCATGATGGCGGATGCCATCGCCCAGGGGATCCATGATGTCGATCCGGGTGTCGCCGTCAAAATCTACAATGTGGCCCGCCATGACAAAAATGAAATTCTGACGCAGGTATTCCGCTCTAAAGGTGTGCTGGTGGGTTCTTCCACCATGAATAACGTGATAATGCCGAAAGTGGCCGCCATGTTAGAAGAGATCACCGGCCTGCGTTTTCAGAACAAGAAAGCCTCTGCCTTTGGTAGTTATGGCTGGAACGGCGGCGCGGTTGATCGTATCCAGACCCGGCTGATGGACGCGGGTTTCGAGACCACGCTGTCGCTGAAAACCAAATGGCGTCCGGATGGGTCTGCGCTGGCAATTTGCCGGGAACATGGTCGAGAAATTGCCCGCCAATGGGCGCTGCATCCGTTAACCGTATCACCGGTCGCCACGGACATCAGCCCCACGCCCGTGGCGACCGACACCGGCATATCCGCAGAGATAACCGCCGCCTCCCCCTGCGCCTGTAGCAACACCTCTGAGCCGCAGTATAGCGGGCGCATGCAGTGCAGCGTATGCCAGTGGATTTACGACCCGGCTATCGGCGAACCGATGCAGGACGTGGCACCGGGTACCACCTGGTCTGATGTACCGGACACCTTCTTATGCCCCGAATGCAGCTTAGGCAAAGACGTGTTTAACCCCATCAACTAA
- the norR gene encoding nitric oxide reductase transcriptional regulator NorR: MTLSIDAFAHIAIELQQGLSTRDRFQRLLNSLRQLLCCDAAALLRYESQLLRPLATDGLAPDVLGRRFRLSEHPRLEAIARAGDVVRFPADSQLPDPYDGLIPGQEALKVHACVGLPLFAHHSLIGVLTIDGMDPHQFDHFSDEELRLIGAMASVALSNALLMEQLERQTVAPLPDVAPMAEENADEIVGLSAPMQQLKKEVAIVADSDLNVLIMGETGVGKELVARAIHQGSRRADRPLVYLNCAALPESVAESELFGHVKGAFTGAIHHRTGKFELADNGTLFLDEIGELSLTLQAKLLRVLQYGDLQRVGDDSSLKVNVRVLAATNRDLKQSVQEGTFRADLFHRLSVFPLSVPPLRARGQDIALLAGFFCERSRARLGLQRLSLSPQATQLLVRYPWPGNVRELEHVIYRATIVARAGNTVGNTSGDLVLRPEHLNLDGVLPDEPHPANAENTAPSWRGVSLRDATEHYQRQVISDTLARHQGNWSSCARELAVDSGNLHRMAKRLGIK; the protein is encoded by the coding sequence ATGACGCTATCGATAGATGCCTTTGCGCACATTGCTATTGAGTTGCAGCAAGGGCTTTCAACCCGCGACCGTTTTCAACGCCTGCTCAACAGCCTGCGCCAATTACTCTGCTGCGATGCCGCCGCGTTGCTGCGTTATGAAAGTCAGTTGCTGCGCCCGCTGGCAACCGATGGGCTGGCACCGGACGTGCTGGGGCGGCGTTTTCGGCTCTCCGAACACCCGCGTCTGGAGGCGATAGCCCGTGCCGGTGATGTGGTGCGGTTCCCCGCTGACAGCCAGCTTCCCGACCCTTACGATGGCCTGATCCCCGGTCAGGAAGCGTTGAAAGTACATGCCTGCGTCGGTCTGCCACTGTTTGCTCACCATTCGCTGATTGGTGTATTGACCATTGACGGGATGGATCCACACCAGTTCGATCATTTTAGTGATGAAGAGCTACGGTTGATTGGCGCGATGGCGTCGGTAGCCCTGAGTAATGCGTTACTGATGGAGCAACTGGAACGCCAGACCGTGGCTCCACTGCCGGATGTCGCCCCGATGGCGGAAGAGAATGCCGATGAGATAGTGGGGTTGTCTGCGCCCATGCAGCAACTGAAAAAAGAAGTGGCGATTGTGGCCGATAGCGACCTTAACGTGCTGATCATGGGGGAAACCGGGGTCGGCAAGGAACTGGTGGCGCGGGCCATCCATCAGGGATCGCGACGTGCTGATCGCCCGCTGGTGTATCTGAATTGTGCCGCGCTGCCGGAGTCAGTGGCGGAAAGCGAACTGTTCGGCCACGTGAAAGGGGCGTTTACCGGCGCGATCCATCATCGTACTGGTAAGTTTGAACTGGCGGATAACGGTACGCTGTTTCTGGATGAAATCGGCGAGCTGTCGTTGACCTTACAGGCCAAACTGCTGCGGGTATTGCAGTACGGCGATCTGCAGCGCGTGGGTGACGACAGCAGCCTGAAAGTGAATGTGCGTGTGCTGGCGGCGACCAACCGGGATTTAAAGCAGTCGGTGCAGGAGGGGACGTTCCGCGCCGACTTGTTCCACCGGCTGAGCGTGTTTCCGCTATCGGTGCCGCCGCTGCGCGCGCGTGGTCAGGATATTGCGCTGCTGGCCGGTTTTTTCTGTGAGCGCAGCCGGGCCAGACTCGGGTTGCAACGCTTGTCATTATCGCCGCAAGCGACCCAGCTGCTGGTGCGTTATCCGTGGCCGGGGAACGTGCGCGAGCTGGAACATGTCATCTATCGGGCGACGATTGTGGCGCGGGCGGGGAACACGGTGGGGAACACGAGCGGCGATCTTGTCTTACGGCCGGAACACTTGAATCTGGATGGTGTACTGCCCGATGAGCCTCATCCCGCTAACGCAGAAAATACCGCGCCGTCGTGGCGTGGCGTCAGCCTGCGGGATGCCACGGAGCATTATCAACGACAGGTGATTAGCGATACGCTGGCGCGGCATCAGGGTAACTGGTCGTCCTGTGCCCGCGAGCTGGCGGTAGACAGCGGTAATTTACACCGTATGGCAAAACGGCTGGGGATAAAATAA
- the fumA gene encoding class I fumarate hydratase FumA, protein MSNKPFYYQDPFPLAKDKTEYRLISSDFVSVSQFEGQDILKVDPQGLTLLAQQAFHDASFMLRPSHQQQVTDILHDPEASENDRYVALQFLRNSEIAAKGILPTCQDTGTAIIVGKKGQRVWTNGNDAEALSRGVYNTFIEDNLRYSQNAALDMYKEVNTGTNLPAQIDLYSTEGDEYKFLFVTKGGGSANKTYLYQETKALLSPGKLKNYLVEKMRTLGTAACPPYHIAFVIGGTSAETNLKTVKLASTRYYDELPTEGNEHGQAFRDVALEQELLEEARNLGLGAQFGGKYFAHDVRVIRLPRHGASCPVGMGVSCSADRNIKAKINRQGIWLEQLETNPGKYIPEHLRQAGEGEVVRIDLNRPMADILKTLSQYPVSTRLSLNGTIIVARDIAHAKLKELLDNGGELPQYVKDHPIYYAGPAKTPEGYASGSLGPTTAGRMDSYVDLLQSHGGSMIMLAKGNRSQQVTDACHKHGGFYLGSIGGPAAILAQNSIKSLECVEYPELGMEAIWKIEVEDFPAFILVDDKGNDFFQVIQSQKCIRCG, encoded by the coding sequence ATGTCGAATAAACCGTTTTATTACCAAGATCCGTTTCCATTAGCGAAAGATAAAACCGAATACCGTTTGATCAGCAGCGACTTTGTTTCCGTTAGCCAGTTTGAAGGCCAGGATATTCTCAAAGTTGACCCGCAGGGGCTGACCTTGCTGGCACAACAGGCATTCCACGACGCCTCTTTCATGCTGCGTCCTTCCCACCAGCAGCAGGTCACCGATATTCTGCACGACCCGGAAGCCAGCGAAAACGACCGTTATGTCGCCCTGCAGTTCCTGCGTAACTCCGAAATCGCTGCCAAAGGCATCCTGCCGACCTGTCAGGATACCGGGACCGCCATTATCGTCGGTAAAAAAGGCCAGCGCGTGTGGACCAACGGCAACGACGCCGAAGCACTGTCGCGCGGTGTATACAACACCTTTATCGAAGATAACCTGCGCTACTCCCAGAATGCGGCGCTAGACATGTACAAAGAGGTCAACACCGGCACCAACCTGCCAGCGCAGATAGACCTCTACAGCACCGAAGGGGATGAGTATAAATTCCTGTTCGTCACCAAAGGCGGCGGTTCCGCCAACAAAACCTATCTGTATCAGGAAACCAAAGCGCTGCTGTCACCGGGTAAACTGAAAAACTATCTGGTAGAAAAAATGCGCACGTTGGGTACCGCGGCTTGCCCGCCGTACCACATTGCCTTTGTCATCGGCGGCACTTCAGCAGAAACCAACCTGAAAACCGTGAAACTGGCCTCCACCCGCTACTACGATGAATTACCGACCGAGGGTAACGAACACGGTCAGGCGTTCCGCGATGTAGCACTGGAGCAGGAACTGCTGGAAGAAGCCCGTAATCTGGGGCTCGGTGCCCAGTTCGGCGGCAAATACTTCGCGCACGATGTGCGGGTGATCCGTCTGCCGCGTCACGGTGCCTCCTGCCCGGTGGGGATGGGCGTGTCCTGCTCGGCGGACCGTAACATCAAAGCCAAAATCAACCGCCAAGGTATCTGGCTGGAACAGTTGGAAACCAACCCCGGTAAATACATTCCGGAACACCTGCGTCAGGCTGGCGAAGGTGAAGTGGTGCGTATCGACCTGAACCGCCCGATGGCAGACATCCTCAAAACGCTGTCGCAATACCCGGTTTCCACTCGCCTGTCGCTGAACGGCACCATCATCGTGGCGCGCGACATTGCGCACGCCAAGCTGAAGGAACTGCTGGATAACGGCGGTGAACTGCCGCAATACGTGAAAGATCACCCGATCTACTACGCAGGCCCGGCGAAAACTCCGGAAGGCTATGCGTCTGGTTCACTCGGCCCAACAACCGCTGGCCGTATGGATTCTTACGTTGATTTGCTGCAATCCCACGGCGGCAGCATGATCATGCTGGCCAAAGGCAACCGCAGCCAGCAGGTCACCGACGCATGTCATAAACACGGTGGCTTCTATCTCGGCAGCATCGGCGGCCCGGCAGCTATTCTGGCGCAGAACAGCATCAAGAGCCTGGAGTGTGTGGAATACCCGGAACTGGGTATGGAAGCTATATGGAAAATCGAAGTGGAAGACTTCCCGGCCTTCATTCTGGTGGATGACAAGGGCAACGACTTCTTCCAGGTGATCCAGTCACAGAAATGCATCCGCTGCGGCTGA
- a CDS encoding LysR family transcriptional regulator translates to MRYSPESLLAFIATVNTGSFSAAARHLQKSQSTVSTAVANLEADLGLQLFDRRGHQPVLTDEGRKVLSHVKAILSASEALDELSIRLADKVEPRLTFVLSDTWQCRYYHPILQRFAVRFPDVEFECLIAEDEDVVELLQSQRAHVGVLQAQAHYPIDIAVSRLQVKTEMAVYVARTHPLAQQTQVTQEQLATVRQLCLHTYSQRERPQTESASWSTPSYLMLLEMAQQGFGWSTLPRWLVNEYAQNQLVELPLPGWPRQIEVDIAWSRPSPPGPAGLWLIDTLLEQRE, encoded by the coding sequence ATGCGTTATTCTCCTGAATCACTGCTGGCGTTCATCGCCACGGTGAATACCGGCTCGTTTTCCGCCGCAGCACGTCACCTGCAAAAAAGCCAGTCCACCGTCAGTACGGCGGTGGCGAATCTGGAAGCCGACCTGGGATTGCAGCTGTTCGACAGACGTGGTCATCAGCCAGTGCTGACGGATGAAGGACGCAAGGTGCTCAGTCATGTGAAAGCGATTCTGTCCGCCAGCGAAGCGCTGGATGAACTGTCAATCCGGCTGGCAGATAAAGTCGAGCCACGGCTCACCTTCGTGTTATCGGACACCTGGCAGTGCCGTTACTATCACCCGATACTGCAACGCTTCGCCGTGCGGTTTCCCGACGTGGAATTCGAATGCCTGATTGCGGAAGACGAAGACGTGGTGGAACTGCTGCAATCTCAACGCGCCCATGTTGGCGTATTACAAGCGCAGGCACATTACCCGATCGACATTGCGGTATCCCGGTTGCAGGTGAAAACCGAAATGGCGGTCTATGTCGCCCGCACGCATCCGCTGGCGCAGCAGACTCAGGTAACACAGGAACAACTCGCCACGGTACGCCAGTTATGTCTGCATACTTACAGCCAGCGGGAACGCCCACAAACGGAAAGCGCCAGCTGGTCAACGCCGTCGTACCTGATGCTGTTAGAAATGGCGCAACAAGGATTTGGCTGGAGCACCCTGCCGCGCTGGCTGGTAAACGAATACGCGCAGAATCAGTTGGTGGAGCTACCACTGCCGGGCTGGCCGCGGCAAATTGAAGTGGATATCGCCTGGTCCCGCCCCTCGCCCCCCGGCCCGGCGGGACTGTGGCTCATCGATACCTTGCTCGAACAACGCGAATAA
- a CDS encoding multidrug/biocide efflux PACE transporter — MQQNTQQTGHHPSKSWRERIVHAVGFEVMALLICAPIGAWVLERSILQVGVLSIMLSSVAMVWNVVYNSVFDRLWPVSRVRRGVWVRAGHALGFEGGFILFGLPLAAWMLNITLWQALMVEIGFFLFFLPYTMAYNWLYDLLRERLLTPAVQGR, encoded by the coding sequence ATGCAACAGAACACTCAGCAAACAGGACATCATCCGTCAAAATCCTGGCGTGAACGGATAGTGCATGCCGTGGGTTTTGAAGTGATGGCGTTATTGATTTGCGCGCCGATAGGGGCATGGGTACTGGAGCGATCCATCCTGCAGGTCGGGGTGCTATCTATCATGCTATCCAGCGTGGCAATGGTCTGGAACGTGGTGTACAACAGCGTGTTTGATCGCCTGTGGCCGGTCAGCCGCGTGAGACGTGGCGTATGGGTGCGTGCAGGACATGCGTTGGGCTTTGAAGGTGGTTTTATCCTGTTTGGTTTGCCGCTGGCCGCCTGGATGCTGAATATTACGTTGTGGCAGGCACTGATGGTGGAAATCGGCTTCTTCCTGTTTTTCCTGCCGTACACCATGGCCTACAACTGGCTGTACGACCTGTTGCGTGAGCGTCTGCTAACCCCAGCGGTACAGGGACGCTAG
- a CDS encoding DNA-3-methyladenine glycosylase family protein has protein sequence MTPSPLPFDETQALAHLSAIDVHWARLIDGVGHIRFESRPAREPYEALIRAVSSQQLSNRAAAAIIGKLQQRFDVGESGFPSAEQLVACEPEVLRQCGFSARKIDTVKGIAQGVMSGLVPARTAAEHLDDDTLIERLCTLKGIGRWTVEMLLISTLERMDIMPVDDLGIKQGFRYLYRLPQDPTRKAMLEMSEPCRPYRTLAAWYLWRIPHMPDYAEYRASLRQSTDG, from the coding sequence ATGACGCCATCACCCCTCCCGTTCGACGAAACTCAGGCTCTTGCCCATTTGTCCGCCATTGATGTGCACTGGGCGCGCTTGATAGACGGCGTCGGTCATATCCGCTTTGAAAGCCGACCGGCACGGGAACCTTACGAGGCGCTGATCCGGGCGGTCTCCAGCCAGCAACTCAGTAACCGTGCCGCCGCCGCGATCATCGGCAAGCTACAGCAACGTTTTGACGTGGGAGAGAGCGGTTTTCCATCTGCTGAACAACTGGTGGCGTGCGAACCCGAGGTGTTACGCCAGTGCGGTTTTTCCGCCCGTAAAATCGACACGGTGAAAGGCATTGCGCAGGGCGTAATGAGTGGATTGGTACCCGCCAGAACGGCAGCCGAACATCTGGATGACGATACGCTGATCGAGCGCCTTTGCACTTTGAAAGGCATCGGCCGCTGGACGGTAGAAATGCTATTGATCTCCACACTGGAGCGGATGGATATCATGCCGGTGGACGATCTCGGCATCAAACAGGGGTTTCGTTACCTGTATCGCCTGCCACAAGACCCCACGCGCAAAGCGATGCTGGAGATGAGCGAGCCTTGTCGCCCCTATCGCACGCTGGCAGCCTGGTATCTGTGGCGCATTCCTCACATGCCGGATTACGCCGAATACCGGGCGTCACTGCGTCAGTCGACCGACGGATGA
- the alkB gene encoding DNA oxidative demethylase AlkB, which yields MNFELFADEPPERRNETLAPGAVVLRGFAWPQADALLAALKTVTQRAPFRHLVTPGGYTMSVAMSNCGTLGWVSDEHGYRYSAQDPLSGQPWPAMPACFLQLSQAAAREAGYHDFAPDACLINRYAVGAKLSLHQDKDELDLRQPIVSVSLGLSAVFLFGGMKRSDPCQRLTLTHGDVVVWGGPSRLCYHAILPLKRGPLPMGMSDEVRLNLTFRCV from the coding sequence ATGAATTTTGAACTGTTTGCCGATGAGCCGCCGGAGCGCCGGAATGAAACGTTGGCACCCGGTGCGGTGGTGTTGCGCGGTTTTGCCTGGCCGCAGGCCGATGCGTTGCTGGCAGCTCTCAAGACCGTGACGCAACGAGCGCCGTTTCGGCACCTGGTGACGCCGGGCGGGTATACCATGTCGGTGGCGATGAGTAATTGCGGGACACTGGGTTGGGTGAGCGACGAGCACGGCTATCGCTACAGCGCGCAGGACCCGCTCAGCGGTCAGCCCTGGCCTGCTATGCCCGCTTGTTTCTTGCAGTTGTCTCAGGCCGCGGCACGCGAGGCGGGATATCACGACTTTGCGCCCGATGCCTGCCTGATTAACCGCTACGCCGTTGGTGCCAAACTGTCGTTACATCAGGACAAAGACGAGCTGGATTTACGCCAGCCGATTGTGTCCGTGTCGTTAGGGTTGAGCGCGGTGTTCTTGTTCGGTGGCATGAAACGCAGCGACCCTTGCCAGCGGCTGACGTTGACGCACGGTGATGTGGTGGTGTGGGGGGGGCCGTCCCGATTGTGTTACCACGCTATTTTGCCGCTAAAACGCGGGCCGTTGCCGATGGGAATGTCCGATGAGGTACGCCTGAATCTGACGTTTCGCTGCGTATGA